One genomic window of Gossypium hirsutum isolate 1008001.06 chromosome D11, Gossypium_hirsutum_v2.1, whole genome shotgun sequence includes the following:
- the LOC107913022 gene encoding transmembrane and coiled-coil domain-containing protein 4 isoform X1 — MAGERKSFLTPTQRYGAGALFAFAVNQAQIHQTRPLGLPFEDDHHSTGERTSSSSSNESVSDDPDLWVNERSGLLRPVFRFLDIDSAAWLGLEETAGTSRATNHVGAFMRLIAEQSEEGSSERLEQEIALSKAVDAMAFSMETNSESSQVKKEKSRKYEQEYREKYSTPEVPPNSVMENQPIVTPPESDSNVLCGTDNHHLMCDSLNEKPTEEVGMLTYQRKVMVLYELLSACLAAADTREDSKKYTRRRKGYDARHRVALRLLTSWFDIEWIKMESIEMIVAFSAMALVKEKEAQEEESQSSGSTWAKWKRRGIIGAAAVAGGTLMAITGGLAAPAIAAGFGALAPTLGTLVPVIGASGFAAAASAAGTVAGSVAVAASFGAAGAGLTGSKMARRTGNIDEFEFIAIGDYHNQGRLAVEILISGFVFSKEDYVRPWEGQIDNMERFALLWESRNLIAVSTAIQDWLTSSIALELMRQGAMMTVLSSLVAALALPAVLLSATNFIDSKWSIAVDRSDKAGRLLAEVLLKGYQGNRPVTLIGYSLGARVIFSCLQALSETERNAELVERVVLLGAPIAIKDENWEAARKMVAGRFINAYSTKDWMLGVAFRASLLTNGLAGLQPVDVQGIENVDVTDTIEGHSSYLWSTRKILERLELEVCYPVFKSKEKEE, encoded by the exons ATGGCGGGAGAAAGGAAGTCATTTCTAACGCCGACGCAGAGATATGGGGCGGGTGCGTTGTTCGCCTTTGCTGTTAACCAGGCTCAGATCCATCAGACTCGTCCTCTTGGACTTCCCTTTGAAGACGATCATCATTCCACTGGGGAGCGAACAAGTAGCAGTAGTAGCAACGAGTCAGTCTCTGACGATCCCGATCTTTGGGTCAACGAAAGATCGGGTCTGCTCCGACCGGTTTTCAG gtTTCTAGATATCGACTCCGCTGCATGGCTTGGACTAGAAGAAACTGCTGGGACTTCGCGAGCCACCAATCATGTGGGCGCT TTCATGAGGTTAATAGCTGAACAAAGTGAGGAAGGTTCTTCTGAAAGATTGGAGCAGGAGATTGCTCTGTCTAAAGCTGTTGATGCTATGGCATTTAGCATGGAAACAAATTCTGAATCTTCTCAGGTTAAGAAAGAGAAGTCTCGTAAATATGAACAGGAATATCGTGAGAAATATTCCACTCCTGAGGTTCCACCAAATTCTGTAATGGAAAACCAACCTATAGTGACTCCACCAGAGAGCGATTCTAACGTGCTTTGTGGGACTGATAACCATCATCTAATGTGTGATAGTTTGAATGAGAAACCTACTGAAGAGGTTGGGATGCTTACTTATCAGAGGAAAGTGATGGTTCTCTATGAGCTTCTTTCAGCTTGCCTTGCAGCTGCGGATACTCGTGAAGATAGCAAAAAATATACCCGACGAAGAAAAGGCTATGATGCTCGTCATCGTGTGGCTTTGCGGTTGCTGACAAGTTGGTTTGACATTGAGTGGATAAAAATG GAAAGCATTGAGATGATAGTTGCTTTCTCTGCAATGGCTTTAGTAAAAGAGAAAGAAGCACAAGAAGAAGAATCCCAGTCGTCAGGGAGCACATGGGCGAAATGGAAGCGTCGTGGTATCATTGGTGCTGCTGCAGTGGCTGGAGGAACTTTGATGGCCATTACTGGAG GGTTAGCTGCTCCAGCAATTGCTGCAGGATTTGGTGCCCTGGCTCCAACATTAGGCACTTTAGTCCCTGTCATTGGAGCAAGTGGGTTTGCTGCAGCTGCAAGTGCTGCTGGAACTGTTGCAGGTTCTGTTGCTGTTGCCGCATCATTTGGAG CTGCTGGAGCTGGGCTTACAGGTTCTAAAATGGCTAGGAGAACTGGTAACATTGATGAATTTGAATTTATAGCTATTGGAGACTATCATAACCAGGGC CGACTAGCAGTTGAGATTTTGATCTCTGGATTTGTTTTCAGTAAGGAAGATTATGTAAGGCCCTGGGAAGGACAAATTGACAACATGGAAAG GTTTGCGCTGCTGTGGGAGTCCCGGAATCTGATTGCAGTGAGCACCGCAATTCAGGATTGGCTAACTTCAA GTATTGCTTTGGAGTTAATGAGACAGGGTGCAATGATGACGGTTTTAAGCTCGCTTGTAGCAGCATTGGCATTGCCAGCAGTATTACTTTCGGCTACTAACTTTATAGACAGCAAATGGTCAATTGCTGTGGACAG GTCTGATAAAGCAGGAAGGTTGTTAGCTGAAGTTTTATTGAAAGGTTACCAAGGTAACAG ACCTGTGACACTCATTGGCTACTCACTTGGAGCACGAGTGATTTTCAGTTGTCTTCAGGCTTTGTCTGAGACTGAACGAAATG CTGAACTTGTAGAACGAGTTGTTCTTCTTGGAGCACCCATTGCAATTAAAGACGAGAACTGGGAAGCTGCCAGAAAG ATGGTGGCTGGAAGGTTTATAAATGCTTACTCTACGAAAGATTGGATGCTTGGAGTTGCTTTCCGTGCAAG TTTATTGACAAATGGATTAGCCGGATTACAACCAGTTGATGTGCAAGGGATTGAGAAT GTTGACGTAACAGATACGATCGAAGGTCACTCATCCTATCTGTGGTCTACAAGGAAGATTTTGGAGCGGCTTGAACTAGAAGTTTGCTATCCCGTTTTCAAGAGCAAAGAAAAGGAAGAATAG
- the LOC107913022 gene encoding transmembrane and coiled-coil domain-containing protein 4 isoform X3, translating to MAGERKSFLTPTQRYGAGALFAFAVNQAQIHQTRPLGLPFEDDHHSTGERTSSSSSNESVSDDPDLWVNERSGLLRPVFRFLDIDSAAWLGLEETAGTSRATNHVGAFMRLIAEQSEEGSSERLEQEIALSKAVDAMAFSMETNSESSQVKKEKSRKYEQEYREKYSTPEVPPNSVMENQPIVTPPESDSNVLCGTDNHHLMCDSLNEKPTEEVGMLTYQRKVMVLYELLSACLAAADTREDSKKYTRRRKGYDARHRVALRLLTSWFDIEWIKMESIEMIVAFSAMALVKEKEAQEEESQSSGSTWAKWKRRGIIGAAAVAGGTLMAITGGLAAPAIAAGFGALAPTLGTLVPVIGASGFAAAASAAGTVAGSVAVAASFGAAGAGLTGSKMARRTGNIDEFEFIAIGDYHNQGRLAVEILISGFVFSKEDYVRPWEGQIDNMERFALLWESRNLIAVSTAIQDWLTSSIALELMRQGAMMTVLSSLVAALALPAVLLSATNFIDSKWSIAVDRSDKAGRLLAEVLLKGYQVVGVS from the exons ATGGCGGGAGAAAGGAAGTCATTTCTAACGCCGACGCAGAGATATGGGGCGGGTGCGTTGTTCGCCTTTGCTGTTAACCAGGCTCAGATCCATCAGACTCGTCCTCTTGGACTTCCCTTTGAAGACGATCATCATTCCACTGGGGAGCGAACAAGTAGCAGTAGTAGCAACGAGTCAGTCTCTGACGATCCCGATCTTTGGGTCAACGAAAGATCGGGTCTGCTCCGACCGGTTTTCAG gtTTCTAGATATCGACTCCGCTGCATGGCTTGGACTAGAAGAAACTGCTGGGACTTCGCGAGCCACCAATCATGTGGGCGCT TTCATGAGGTTAATAGCTGAACAAAGTGAGGAAGGTTCTTCTGAAAGATTGGAGCAGGAGATTGCTCTGTCTAAAGCTGTTGATGCTATGGCATTTAGCATGGAAACAAATTCTGAATCTTCTCAGGTTAAGAAAGAGAAGTCTCGTAAATATGAACAGGAATATCGTGAGAAATATTCCACTCCTGAGGTTCCACCAAATTCTGTAATGGAAAACCAACCTATAGTGACTCCACCAGAGAGCGATTCTAACGTGCTTTGTGGGACTGATAACCATCATCTAATGTGTGATAGTTTGAATGAGAAACCTACTGAAGAGGTTGGGATGCTTACTTATCAGAGGAAAGTGATGGTTCTCTATGAGCTTCTTTCAGCTTGCCTTGCAGCTGCGGATACTCGTGAAGATAGCAAAAAATATACCCGACGAAGAAAAGGCTATGATGCTCGTCATCGTGTGGCTTTGCGGTTGCTGACAAGTTGGTTTGACATTGAGTGGATAAAAATG GAAAGCATTGAGATGATAGTTGCTTTCTCTGCAATGGCTTTAGTAAAAGAGAAAGAAGCACAAGAAGAAGAATCCCAGTCGTCAGGGAGCACATGGGCGAAATGGAAGCGTCGTGGTATCATTGGTGCTGCTGCAGTGGCTGGAGGAACTTTGATGGCCATTACTGGAG GGTTAGCTGCTCCAGCAATTGCTGCAGGATTTGGTGCCCTGGCTCCAACATTAGGCACTTTAGTCCCTGTCATTGGAGCAAGTGGGTTTGCTGCAGCTGCAAGTGCTGCTGGAACTGTTGCAGGTTCTGTTGCTGTTGCCGCATCATTTGGAG CTGCTGGAGCTGGGCTTACAGGTTCTAAAATGGCTAGGAGAACTGGTAACATTGATGAATTTGAATTTATAGCTATTGGAGACTATCATAACCAGGGC CGACTAGCAGTTGAGATTTTGATCTCTGGATTTGTTTTCAGTAAGGAAGATTATGTAAGGCCCTGGGAAGGACAAATTGACAACATGGAAAG GTTTGCGCTGCTGTGGGAGTCCCGGAATCTGATTGCAGTGAGCACCGCAATTCAGGATTGGCTAACTTCAA GTATTGCTTTGGAGTTAATGAGACAGGGTGCAATGATGACGGTTTTAAGCTCGCTTGTAGCAGCATTGGCATTGCCAGCAGTATTACTTTCGGCTACTAACTTTATAGACAGCAAATGGTCAATTGCTGTGGACAG GTCTGATAAAGCAGGAAGGTTGTTAGCTGAAGTTTTATTGAAAGGTTACCAAG TGGTTGGAGTTTCCTAA
- the LOC107913022 gene encoding transmembrane and coiled-coil domain-containing protein 4 isoform X2: MAGERKSFLTPTQRYGAGALFAFAVNQAQIHQTRPLGLPFEDDHHSTGERTSSSSSNESVSDDPDLWVNERSGLLRPVFRFLDIDSAAWLGLEETAGTSRATNHVGAFMRLIAEQSEEGSSERLEQEIALSKAVDAMAFSMETNSESSQVKKEKSRKYEQEYREKYSTPEVPPNSVMENQPIVTPPESDSNVLCGTDNHHLMCDSLNEKPTEEVGMLTYQRKVMVLYELLSACLAAADTREDSKKYTRRRKGYDARHRVALRLLTSWFDIEWIKMESIEMIVAFSAMALVKEKEAQEEESQSSGSTWAKWKRRGIIGAAAVAGGTLMAITGGLAAPAIAAGFGALAPTLGTLVPVIGASGFAAAASAAGTVAGSVAVAASFGAAGAGLTGSKMARRTGNIDEFEFIAIGDYHNQGRLAVEILISGFVFSKEDYVRPWEGQIDNMERFALLWESRNLIAVSTAIQDWLTSSIALELMRQGAMMTVLSSLVAALALPAVLLSATNFIDSKWSIAVDRSDKAGRLLAEVLLKGYQGNSGWSFLRLFYYVGS; the protein is encoded by the exons ATGGCGGGAGAAAGGAAGTCATTTCTAACGCCGACGCAGAGATATGGGGCGGGTGCGTTGTTCGCCTTTGCTGTTAACCAGGCTCAGATCCATCAGACTCGTCCTCTTGGACTTCCCTTTGAAGACGATCATCATTCCACTGGGGAGCGAACAAGTAGCAGTAGTAGCAACGAGTCAGTCTCTGACGATCCCGATCTTTGGGTCAACGAAAGATCGGGTCTGCTCCGACCGGTTTTCAG gtTTCTAGATATCGACTCCGCTGCATGGCTTGGACTAGAAGAAACTGCTGGGACTTCGCGAGCCACCAATCATGTGGGCGCT TTCATGAGGTTAATAGCTGAACAAAGTGAGGAAGGTTCTTCTGAAAGATTGGAGCAGGAGATTGCTCTGTCTAAAGCTGTTGATGCTATGGCATTTAGCATGGAAACAAATTCTGAATCTTCTCAGGTTAAGAAAGAGAAGTCTCGTAAATATGAACAGGAATATCGTGAGAAATATTCCACTCCTGAGGTTCCACCAAATTCTGTAATGGAAAACCAACCTATAGTGACTCCACCAGAGAGCGATTCTAACGTGCTTTGTGGGACTGATAACCATCATCTAATGTGTGATAGTTTGAATGAGAAACCTACTGAAGAGGTTGGGATGCTTACTTATCAGAGGAAAGTGATGGTTCTCTATGAGCTTCTTTCAGCTTGCCTTGCAGCTGCGGATACTCGTGAAGATAGCAAAAAATATACCCGACGAAGAAAAGGCTATGATGCTCGTCATCGTGTGGCTTTGCGGTTGCTGACAAGTTGGTTTGACATTGAGTGGATAAAAATG GAAAGCATTGAGATGATAGTTGCTTTCTCTGCAATGGCTTTAGTAAAAGAGAAAGAAGCACAAGAAGAAGAATCCCAGTCGTCAGGGAGCACATGGGCGAAATGGAAGCGTCGTGGTATCATTGGTGCTGCTGCAGTGGCTGGAGGAACTTTGATGGCCATTACTGGAG GGTTAGCTGCTCCAGCAATTGCTGCAGGATTTGGTGCCCTGGCTCCAACATTAGGCACTTTAGTCCCTGTCATTGGAGCAAGTGGGTTTGCTGCAGCTGCAAGTGCTGCTGGAACTGTTGCAGGTTCTGTTGCTGTTGCCGCATCATTTGGAG CTGCTGGAGCTGGGCTTACAGGTTCTAAAATGGCTAGGAGAACTGGTAACATTGATGAATTTGAATTTATAGCTATTGGAGACTATCATAACCAGGGC CGACTAGCAGTTGAGATTTTGATCTCTGGATTTGTTTTCAGTAAGGAAGATTATGTAAGGCCCTGGGAAGGACAAATTGACAACATGGAAAG GTTTGCGCTGCTGTGGGAGTCCCGGAATCTGATTGCAGTGAGCACCGCAATTCAGGATTGGCTAACTTCAA GTATTGCTTTGGAGTTAATGAGACAGGGTGCAATGATGACGGTTTTAAGCTCGCTTGTAGCAGCATTGGCATTGCCAGCAGTATTACTTTCGGCTACTAACTTTATAGACAGCAAATGGTCAATTGCTGTGGACAG GTCTGATAAAGCAGGAAGGTTGTTAGCTGAAGTTTTATTGAAAGGTTACCAAGGTAACAG TGGTTGGAGTTTCCTAAGGCTATTCTACTATGTTGGCAGCTGA